From one Microbulbifer sp. A4B17 genomic stretch:
- the epmB gene encoding EF-P beta-lysylation protein EpmB translates to MMASSAPDIQLIDTQESRRWQDEMSDLVTEPAELIHLLQLDSGQLPDALRAASGFSLRVPRSFIRRMRPGDPNDPLLLQVLPGASELQQVPGFSSDPLQEAEANPLPGVVHKYHGRLLLIAAGQCAVNCRYCFRREFPYGDNHLSRKQGLAALGYIRSRTELREVILSGGDPLVLNDRQLAWLSGELAQIVHLDKLRIHSRLPIVAPSRVNREMLEWFTGSRLKPVLVLHCNHANEIDSEVRSALLRLRESGVTLLNQAVLLKGINDSVTALEALSESLFDAGVLPYYLHQLDRVNGAAHFEVPDQQALEIIEQLRHRVPGYLVPKLVREIPGVPSKSPVL, encoded by the coding sequence ATGATGGCGTCATCGGCCCCCGACATACAACTTATCGACACACAGGAATCCCGCCGTTGGCAGGATGAGATGTCTGATTTGGTCACAGAGCCGGCAGAGTTAATTCACCTGTTGCAGTTGGACTCAGGTCAATTGCCGGATGCTTTAAGGGCAGCGTCAGGCTTTTCCCTGCGTGTGCCGCGGTCTTTTATTCGCAGAATGCGTCCAGGTGATCCCAATGACCCCTTGCTTTTGCAGGTTTTACCTGGTGCATCGGAGTTGCAGCAGGTACCGGGATTTAGTTCAGATCCTTTGCAGGAAGCCGAAGCCAACCCCTTGCCCGGCGTGGTACATAAGTATCATGGGCGATTACTGCTGATCGCCGCAGGGCAGTGCGCAGTAAATTGTCGCTACTGTTTCCGCCGGGAGTTCCCCTATGGTGATAATCACCTGAGCCGCAAACAGGGCTTGGCCGCCCTAGGGTATATTCGCTCACGCACAGAATTGCGTGAAGTTATATTGAGTGGCGGTGATCCCTTGGTGCTGAATGATCGCCAGCTCGCCTGGTTGTCAGGAGAGCTGGCCCAGATTGTTCACCTGGATAAGCTGAGAATCCACAGTCGCTTGCCAATTGTCGCACCGAGCCGGGTAAACCGGGAGATGTTGGAGTGGTTTACTGGCTCTCGCTTAAAGCCCGTATTGGTATTGCACTGCAATCATGCCAATGAGATTGATAGTGAAGTCAGGTCAGCTCTACTGCGTTTGCGCGAGTCAGGGGTCACCCTGCTCAATCAGGCAGTATTGCTAAAGGGGATAAATGATAGTGTTACTGCACTGGAGGCACTCAGTGAGTCCCTGTTTGATGCCGGTGTGTTACCTTACTATCTCCACCAGCTGGATCGGGTTAATGGAGCTGCCCACTTTGAAGTGCCTGACCAGCAGGCCCTGGAAATCATTGAACAGCTGCGCCATCGTGTACCCGGCTATCTGGTGCCGAAATTGGTTCGTGAAATCCCCGGTGTTCCGTCTAAATCCCCCGTATTGTAA
- a CDS encoding LuxR family transcriptional regulator, producing the protein MRPKKEVIQALPEMLNAQTIQQVKERVQRSISAIGFDYYLIGLEDPAGALDQYSVETNYPNDCIESYSRQKWVTRDPVVRHCRQSPIPMIWHRAHFPGEAGRIYEESESHGIASGVSTALRGARQSRLMMISVANGATYTPQLGGWLQETMPMIQLLASYAYEAISRIDQGAAAIEIGLTRREGECLHWAAVGKTSWETSRILGCSEATVNFHIRNVIQKLGVSNRRQAVARALSIGLIRP; encoded by the coding sequence TTGCGCCCGAAAAAGGAAGTTATTCAGGCCCTGCCAGAAATGTTGAATGCACAGACGATCCAGCAGGTTAAGGAGCGCGTACAACGTTCCATTAGTGCAATAGGATTTGATTATTATCTTATTGGATTGGAAGATCCAGCCGGAGCGCTCGATCAGTATTCGGTAGAAACCAATTACCCCAACGACTGTATCGAGAGCTATAGCCGGCAAAAATGGGTAACCCGCGATCCGGTCGTACGCCATTGCCGCCAGTCGCCAATCCCCATGATTTGGCACCGGGCACATTTTCCCGGTGAAGCTGGTCGAATATATGAGGAGTCCGAATCCCACGGTATTGCCTCCGGTGTTTCCACGGCACTGCGCGGCGCCAGGCAGAGCCGGTTGATGATGATTTCTGTTGCCAATGGTGCCACTTACACTCCACAGCTCGGCGGTTGGTTACAGGAAACCATGCCGATGATTCAACTGCTCGCTTCATACGCTTATGAGGCGATCAGCCGTATTGATCAGGGGGCCGCCGCAATTGAAATAGGGCTCACCCGCCGCGAAGGGGAGTGCCTGCATTGGGCGGCAGTGGGCAAGACATCCTGGGAGACTTCCAGGATTCTTGGCTGTTCCGAGGCCACTGTGAATTTCCATATTCGCAATGTGATACAGAAACTCGGTGTTTCCAACCGACGCCAGGCTGTAGCCAGGGCACTCTCCATTGGTTTAATCAGACCTTAG
- a CDS encoding AMP-binding protein translates to MNPLDSNQGCVDLLVDRHVRDGRGDYPALIEIGPSGRRSVSYRKLQQLTFAAAIDLNLHLAGSRTQQRIALVGGATLENTVYWLAAMRSGHLPFMVHPALPQGHYRNLWEDFDPKVILADPTVDGSNLRAPFEPMSSIEDLDNLEVGPVETSEISRLAADLDLRPALVLATSGSTGKPKLCVHSHRSFWEFERTVSRPLWNIRAEDRVLASTGPFFSFGLQGLHVPLSRGGTAIMLPQWKQHTDFLEVIEAEKVSVFLAVPTLYHLLMSRAEREYQLEHLRLSLSAGERLPPVVRRRWQAWSGAQILDSIGTTETFAPYLSELAGAEGALQKVEGFRYTETPHGDGGDISLSLSQGCLMLGYLAPATGELQTAKQPFATSDLFTRGNDGFHFISRDSERIKVAGHWVSPQELEEFLLTDKRVVKAAALPIETDEGLTRLRAYVVANNSGYSATALVNDLMKRIREHLHPRALCPDRIELVEDIASTPSGKLKRQELRSFIGQQTARAGVVLA, encoded by the coding sequence GTGAACCCACTAGATTCCAATCAAGGATGTGTCGACCTGCTGGTCGACCGCCATGTTCGCGATGGCCGGGGCGACTACCCTGCGCTGATTGAAATCGGACCCTCCGGTCGTCGCAGTGTCAGTTACCGAAAATTGCAACAGCTGACCTTTGCCGCAGCCATTGATCTGAACTTACATCTGGCCGGTAGCCGCACCCAGCAGCGCATCGCTCTGGTGGGCGGGGCCACACTGGAAAATACCGTTTACTGGCTGGCGGCCATGCGCAGCGGCCACCTTCCATTTATGGTTCACCCGGCCCTGCCCCAGGGACACTACCGCAATTTATGGGAGGATTTTGACCCCAAAGTGATCCTGGCAGATCCCACTGTGGATGGCTCAAACCTGCGCGCACCTTTCGAGCCTATGTCATCAATAGAGGACTTGGACAACCTGGAAGTGGGGCCGGTGGAGACCAGTGAAATCAGTCGGCTAGCGGCAGACCTGGACCTGAGACCCGCCCTGGTGCTGGCCACTTCAGGCTCCACCGGGAAACCGAAACTCTGTGTGCACAGCCACCGCTCTTTTTGGGAGTTCGAGCGCACAGTCAGTCGCCCACTGTGGAATATCCGTGCAGAGGACCGGGTACTTGCCAGTACCGGCCCCTTCTTTTCCTTTGGTTTGCAGGGGCTGCACGTTCCCCTGAGCCGGGGTGGCACTGCAATTATGTTACCCCAGTGGAAACAGCACACCGATTTTCTCGAGGTTATCGAAGCGGAAAAAGTCAGTGTATTTCTCGCCGTACCAACCCTCTATCATTTATTAATGTCCCGCGCGGAACGCGAATATCAGCTAGAGCATTTACGACTGTCACTCTCTGCCGGTGAGAGATTACCTCCTGTAGTACGCAGACGCTGGCAGGCCTGGAGCGGCGCACAAATTCTCGACTCAATTGGTACGACTGAAACCTTCGCTCCCTATTTATCCGAATTGGCAGGTGCTGAAGGGGCTTTGCAAAAAGTGGAGGGATTTCGCTACACAGAAACCCCTCACGGTGACGGTGGCGATATAAGTCTGTCTTTATCCCAGGGCTGCCTGATGCTCGGCTACCTGGCACCCGCTACCGGCGAACTACAAACTGCAAAGCAGCCCTTTGCAACCAGTGATCTTTTCACGCGAGGTAATGACGGGTTTCATTTTATTTCCCGCGACAGTGAGCGAATTAAAGTGGCTGGACACTGGGTAAGCCCTCAGGAACTTGAGGAGTTTTTACTCACCGATAAACGGGTAGTCAAAGCGGCGGCCCTGCCTATCGAAACGGACGAAGGGCTGACCCGATTGCGCGCTTATGTGGTAGCCAATAATAGCGGCTACTCGGCAACCGCACTGGTGAACGACCTGATGAAAAGAATTCGAGAGCACCTGCATCCCCGCGCTCTTTGCCCCGACCGCATTGAGCTCGTAGAGGATATTGCCAGTACCCCCAGTGGCAAACTCAAGCGGCAGGAACTTCGCAGCTTTATCGGTCAGCAAACAGCGCGCGCCGGCGTAGTGTTAGCCTAA
- a CDS encoding class I fructose-bisphosphate aldolase, whose product MTEMARNRRWKRFVDPQSGKALVVPLDHGLTMGPIAGIHRPDEMLSWLDTDAVTGIVLHKGLAERLGGKLNCGLIIHLNGSVCTDEQPDLKQLVTTVEAAVRLGADAVSIQTNFSAATASHNLRLIGHVVDEAHAWGMPVLNMVYDKGSDAQGLERLRHFMRAAVELGVDALKVAAPQNLQRIPELIDGIQDHTPVLFAGGALAGERALIELAAATVEFGAGGICVGRNVFQRSNPAITLMQLQSVFRDDVLSENGFARSLTLSQQEPELAL is encoded by the coding sequence ATGACTGAAATGGCACGAAATAGGCGCTGGAAGCGCTTTGTAGACCCTCAATCCGGCAAAGCGTTGGTGGTCCCCCTGGATCACGGCCTGACTATGGGCCCTATTGCCGGTATCCATCGGCCGGATGAAATGCTCAGCTGGCTCGACACAGACGCGGTAACTGGCATTGTCCTGCACAAGGGCCTGGCGGAGCGTCTCGGCGGCAAGCTGAACTGTGGGCTGATTATTCACCTCAATGGTTCGGTCTGCACCGATGAGCAGCCGGACCTCAAACAGCTGGTCACCACCGTGGAAGCTGCAGTGCGCCTGGGGGCTGATGCCGTTTCGATCCAAACCAATTTCTCCGCAGCAACCGCATCCCACAATTTGCGCTTGATCGGCCACGTTGTGGATGAAGCCCACGCCTGGGGAATGCCAGTGCTGAATATGGTTTATGACAAGGGCAGCGATGCCCAGGGCCTTGAGCGCCTGCGTCACTTTATGCGCGCCGCTGTAGAGCTGGGCGTCGATGCACTCAAAGTGGCGGCACCGCAAAACCTGCAACGCATCCCCGAGCTTATCGACGGAATTCAGGACCACACACCCGTGTTATTTGCCGGTGGTGCCCTGGCAGGTGAACGCGCGTTAATCGAGCTGGCTGCGGCGACAGTCGAGTTTGGGGCCGGAGGCATCTGTGTTGGGCGCAATGTATTCCAGCGCTCCAACCCCGCCATAACCCTGATGCAACTGCAAAGCGTATTCCGCGATGACGTGCTATCGGAAAACGGCTTCGCCCGCTCATTGACTCTCAGCCAACAAGAGCCGGAATTGGCCCTATAA